The Mustela nigripes isolate SB6536 chromosome 6, MUSNIG.SB6536, whole genome shotgun sequence DNA window ATTTGTATTAAGCGTTGTGACTTCCCAATATATCAGGTACATCCATATTCAAATATGAGACACAAAATGCATTCTAAACTCAAATAAGTAATACCTTAGAGTTTGAGCACTGTTCACACTATAAATCCCAATAtaagtgtatataaaatattttcatatttaagaacATTACAAATCAACTACTTCCCAGAagttttccttaattaaaaaagattatcaTAGCATAATTTGAAAGAGATTATTtcaattctcatttttaagagTTATAAGTATTACAAGTTCCTGTTGGATTGACAGAGGAGGTAGATTAAGGATTTAAACATCGACGGGGAACTCAGAAAAGCAAATCCATAAAGTCTTAACAGAGTGCTCTAATTAGGATCTACAAAAACTCAGGGGGGGATGGTCAAATGCCTGACGAATCAATAGTCAGAACAACTTTCATCTGTGTATTTGCTCATTTTGAACCTAATACTACTTGACGAAAAATTATAATCTGAGgtaatcttaaaattttacatattgttTTTCACAAATGCATGGTTGAAATTAACTTAGTGGAAAAacatgttctaatttttttaaggctttcatGGAGAGTGTTCTGAGAAAAAGTGTGGTATACATAACGGACTAACATGACTAACATTTTCTAGAGACCCAGGAGAGTTAGCATAAGAATAAAACTTTGCTGAGATTTAACATcatttgaatacatttttgaaaaagtgaTATGCtacagttcttaaaaaaaaaagtgtattctcTACAATGTATTCCTCATTTCTTTATATAGTACAAAACCTTTTgccccaggggggaaaaaaatgacaagtgtGTACACACGCATAATGAAGAGGTTTGACAATATTACatgttctctttaaaatgaagatgtttCGAAGGTAGAGAAAGCCCTGAATTTGGTTAAGTAATTGAAGTACACATAAGAGACAGTCACTAGGATGTTTTTACAAAGGCCCAATATGGGTGTGATAGTTCCCAGGGCAATGACCAAGCTAAGTCTAACAAAAATAAAGGGTAAATCCTGGAGAAGGATGCCCAGGGAATTCAGAAGAGGGTTCTGAGGAGTTAATATAATTcgaaggagagaaataaaactaaatatgtaGACTGGGTATAGCCAGCCTGACTTGTACACATCGGCGTGGCCAGCCACGCGCACCATTTCTATGGTGTCAGACCACAGCAGAAAGCTCCACAGGAAGATCTGGGCACGATCATCCTGCCGGGACATTGCTCCCAGGATTCCTGAGTGAAAGGAGGGCTCTTGGGGTCTCTCCAGAACTGGAGAGGGGTTCTGTGTCCTCGCTGACGGTGGCAGTGACACCTCTGTCCTCCTGGCTGGCTGCGGAGGGGAAGtgctttcttcattttgcttcacTTGGTCGGTCACAGTTTTTATTTGCTGCAAAGTATTGATGTAACTATTGTCATCACCTGCAACAAAtagatttgaattttaaaacttgttgaaacgttatgtaaattaaaatttcatttcaattttttgtaaatttaagtgttaaaatttaaagataaaattgtgTGTTCTCTTATTTGATGTCTGTTTCACACATGGAACTTCAATGGGAAGCATAATGACAaaaagaggggggcacctgggtggttcagtgggttaagctcctgactttagctcaggtcacgggTATTagccccgcctggggctctctgctcagcaggaagcctgctttcctcccccctctgcatgcctctctgcttacttgtgatctctctctctgtcagataaacaaataaaatcttaaattaaaaaaatttttaaaattttggggtgccttggtggctcagtgggttaaaacctctgccttcggctcaggtcatgatcccagggtcctgggatcgagccccacatcgggctctctgctcagcaggaagcctgcttcctcctccctctctgcctgtctctctgcctacttgtgatccctgtcaaataaataaataaaatctttaaaaaaaattttttttaaatcttaaatttaaaaaatccaaaggcagagaaagttcttcttcttttcctatttttctatatATGGATCCCAAGTCATGTTACCATTTCACAGTACTAGCCATTACTGGTTAGAGAGCCAAGCACTTccaaacattatctcatttaatcctcagggAAAAAATTGACAGATGGGGATTATGGTCCcactttataaatatagaaactgCAGCCCAAGAGGTGAAATGACACACCAATCCAAACACACAGTAATGGGCAGAGTTGGAATTTACACCCAGATTTGTTTGACCCCAATCGACAATCTCTTAACTTTATGGCTGTTATTACTGTCTAGAGGCAATACATCATGTGCTAATTATAAAACATGCACATATCGTAAAATCAAATGACTCTAAAAGTCCAATGGTCCAATCCTGTCATTTTTTATAAGACGTCCACAGGGATCACTACAACCCAGATCTCCAGCTTGGAGTTTGGTCCTAAGACAGAATCTGTTTGACCATGAGAAAATCTTGGTGAAAGGTGCCGCAAAGTCTGAGATTTTTTAAGCTGTCCTATCCTCAGAATTTTTTACTAGTCAGTACAACTGATTAGACTAAAGCAACTTGTTTGTGGCCACAAGGCTATCCCTGATCAACACGACAGTCATCTGAATCAGGATGAAATTTTCTCATGAACATCACACTGTGTGTGAGCATGTGGGTGCACCCATGCGTGTGCCTCTCTGTGCGACATGGGTGTTGAGTCTGGGTAATTACAAAGGGATCCTCAAAACTCAAAACTTaccaccaggggcacctgggtgtgggttaagcctctgcctttggctcaggtcatgatctcagagtcctaggatggagcccctcatcaggctctctgctcagcggagagtctgcttccccctccccctctgcctgcctctctgcctacttgtgacttctctgttaaataaataaataaaatcttaaaaaaaaaaaaaacttaaccacCAATGTTGATGGTGTGGTTCCTATACATGAATAGTAGATCACATTATTTCTCAAACATTCATCTAGTTAagcaccatatttttttttttttgctaagaatTTGTTAGCTCTTAGCAAAGTTTACTCAGCAAACATGCTTATCATTACCTATTAAGCAATATGATAAGACAAAATCTAAAGAAGTCATTGTACTGAATAGCTCTGAAGGTTAGAGACACGAagtcaataaaaatttgttgaactATATTGAActgatatgaaaacattttaaaataaataaattattatgattAATGATTAATAGAATGATTGCTATAAATAGGAGCTGTTTAAAGAACAaacctcagttttccttttttaaaattttaagtgcaaattgcataaatcattaaaataaaaagataatctaaATTCTTGATGAAATAGTACTTCTGATATGAATCATTTATAGAAAACGGTAAGACCTTTAGAAACTTCTTTACCAACCTTAGATGACAGAGTAGCATGAATGAGTATCATTTACTAAACAATAGTCAGGTAGGAAGGAAAATTATATAcccattactattattttaatattcataaaatcaTCTCTTTTTAAACTCAGATGCACACTGGCATCAGTTATTTCTCTCGttttacaaaagaaaggaaaacaacatgGAAATTATGTTTCTTAGAGGATGTTATGTCCTGGAGAACTCTCCTTCACCTGTCTCTGTAATTAAAACTGTTTGTATGGAAACCCAAATTCCTTTGTCAACATCAATAATGCAGTGTATAATGTGGGCTTTGGTGGCTGATCGCAATTTCAGCACTGTTTCAATGCCAGGAAGTGGCAAGCAAAGACATgacacattaacatttttaaacagtcaGTAAGAATCCTAATATCTGAGGATAAGAGCCACAAGATGAATAATGAATTCTTAGCTAgagttcatttttaataaaatactaaagtcCCAACCCATGGGTATTTGGTGAAAGTGGGGTTGGGAGCTTCATATCTCTCTAGAGCTCAATAGAAACTAGCTTAGATTTGGGGTTGCAGGGACTCTGTTGTCTTCTTTCCAAGGGAGAAGTACTAGAACTATTGGCTGGAGAGCTCTGCTGGCCTGCCAGAGGGCAAAGTAGTACTGAAGATGCCAAGAAACTGTATGGTCATTAGAATAGACCCACAAATTTACTCCCAAGCAATGTAAACTTTCATGTACTCAATACTATCCCATTTGATTCAATAACCAGTTCCCCTccaaatcattatttttcaaatttccacATTGTTCTTTTGTTGTAGTTGTTAGTGTTCTATTGGGGGAAAAGGGTATTTATTTGTGCAAAATTCACAAAAGATTTAAgcatgaagaaagaaattgagggtgcctgggtgtctcagttggttaagtgactgccttcggcttgggtcatgatcctggagtcctgggatcgaaccctgcatcagtctccctgctcggcagggagtctgcttcttcctctgaccctgcctcttcccatgctctctcttctctcactcaaataaataaataaaatcttaaaaaaaaaaaagtctacacaTTTCTCTAGAAGTTAACATATCCCTGCAAAAAGTAAAGGTAACAGCCATTCTGTGTAGTCCCCTACATCTGATGCCAGTCTCCAAACAACCTTTTGTCTTCACTGTGCGAACTAAATACTTaagaatatgtaattttaatcACAGGCAAATGTTTAAGTAGTGACTCACGTCtgttttacttgattttttaattatttatttatttgagagagcgaaagagagcatcagtggcgggaggggcagaggtagtggggacaagaagactccgcacccagtgtggaacccaacaggGGActcaatcctacaaccctgaaattatgacctaagcctaaaCCAGGAGTTGgttactcaaccaactgagccacccaagtgccccttgattatttctttgtattgatGTCTTTCCATCTCTAACTTATTCCCCAAAGTGTTAGATAGCTTACAGGGAAAACCTAAGAACAACGTAACAAACCAGTTGGGGAGAATTTTCTGAAGTGAGCATGCATTCCTCTTGGAAAGAGACTAGGAAAGaaatataacttatttaaatataaacaatgaatcttggaacaccgaaaaaaataaagtttaaaaaaaaagaaatatgacagGCTGATGCATGAAATATGAGGAAATTATTCCCATTCAGAATGAAATACTCACTGAAGTCGGAGAAGGATACACATTGTATGAATTACTAAAGACCAGTTAAAATCCAGAATGTCTGTGTAATTCTGAAATTTTACGGGAAAAGCTAAGGATGAAACATAAGttcattacttaaaaaattaaaataaataaataaataaaaagaatcacaaGGACAGGCACCAAAAACCAAGACAGGAATGGAGCCGATAGGAAAAATGCACTAGTGAGTCTCCTTTGGGAACAGACAGATCATAGAGAGCCAGACCAAGCTTCAGCTGGGCATCGAGAATGAAAGTCACATTCCCACCTTGACCGTGCTGTCACCTGGGATCACATCAATaaacacagaagaataaaatgtGGCAGGGCTTTAAAAGGAAGGTCAGTGCTGTGATGAGAAATTCTTGTATAGGTCTGAGTGAGACAGGAGGTCAGGAAGGCTCATCTGAGAAGTGACGGTTAAGCAGTGACCTGAAGAATAAGTAGGAATGAATTAGGTGAAGAATGGGGAAAGGAACTTTCTAGGTGGTAGAAAGAGCGTGTGGGTAAAGATCTTTCAGCCACAGTGATGGAAAGAGGGCAAGCTTTGTAAGGAGctagggaggcagagggggaagaagaggggtgGAGTCCAAACCTAGTAAGTGCTCCCTACAAACCAGGAACACTCCCAAGCCGTTTCTTTGCATTAATTCACCTAATCCTGAGAATAGCTCTATACCATAGATGCCATTATTTTCCTACCTGAAAGATGCAtaaacagaggcacagaaagatCAACAATTGtttctaaggtcacacagctagcaagtagAGAGACCAGAACTTGAACCTCAACCTTTTCCCCTAGATCATGCTATCATACGTGGCAGAGTCCAACATGTAAAGGCTTTGGACTTTTCTTCTGAGCtcaatggaagagggagagaggaaggcagaggaacCAGAAAGGACATGGAATCATCAGCAGAGAGGTTCTCAAGGCCACTGAGGCAGCTGTTGTGAAATGAGACTGTGACTCAATTCACGGCAGCCAGGAGATCAAACaagtattcagaaaaaaagaagactagcCTTGATTAACAGATTCCCAAATCTATTTTTCCTGAGAGAAAAAATGTTCTAGAGAACATGAAATGCTAATGGACTAGAAATAacactctgagaaaaaaaaatctagacaaaaagaaaagtattaatcattacaaatatttgaaagtatATTAAGCACACAAAACACTTTTGGTCATAATCTTGGAAACTAAGGAAAAAAACGtaataaattaaaagacacagcAGGGCATTTATATACAAGGTTACTTTGACGCTATCTACTTCCTAAACTCAGTTGGACTGTGGAGAGTTTGTTTCCTTTCAGCAGCACATCTGAGCTCTGGAAGACCAGTAGCTTCTTGGCAAGTAATAAAAGATGGAAGCAGCATCTACCTCACAGGGCAGTTGTGGGACTGAGCGAGTTGATATGTGTAGAACATTTAAAATCGTGCCTTAGACAGGGAGCAACAGCCGTATGTGTGTTAAATATATCAAACACAACAATCACTAAATAGAAGAACACAGTAAATAGTAAAAGTGATCACAGTTTGTTAAACTTTGGTTAGAGTTACACTGTTATCCCCTCTCCCATTTACGGACAGGGGCCAAAAAGTTTTCCCCTGCACCCTCTGGAGAGACTGACCAGCATACCACTGCCTGTGTTCAAAATGGTGTGCAAGTTTTCACCAAATAATTATAATTCACAATAATAATGAAGTCAAGGCAAATATTCAACCCATGAGCAATTCTGGAAGAGCTCATGGACTTTCTCTAGAAAAAGCATTGAACTGTTTCCCAGTACATCCCAAATCCCAGTTCCCTCCCAAgcatgaaaagaaacaaatgtatcATTTCTGGATTGTAGGCAAggtaaaatattcagaaaattctttTGTCTTCTGTAGCTTGAAGGCTGGCTAGTTTAAAGACCATCTTCCCGGacaaaatactatattatatataataatgtaataattaatCATTATAATATGCTAAGTATATTACATAGACAATTATAAATCTATAATATGCATTGATATATGATAATTATCCATTATATaatactaatttaaataaaacaaataaagtaaaatgttaaaaagcataTTGTATGCCATATGCTTTTTAACAAATACACAGAATTTGTTAAATACACAGAATACCAAATATACAGAATTCTAAATACACAGAGTTTTCCAAATACACAgaattatttctgtgtatttccaAATACACAGAATTTCAAACTCTGAAATGGTTTGAAATGCCTCTACTAGTAAGTGCTTGGACATAGACCAAAGCTTGGAATCCCAGCAGGAACCCAAGCTGGGTGACAAAAATGGACACCTGTGTCCAAATGAGAATGAGCCTGTTTTTAGCCTTCAAAGCACTTGCCTCAGCTTTAATTATACCCATTTGCTAGTGCAGTTCACTGATGTGCTATTATGTCCACTAAACCGAGGGCTCCGTAAAAGGGGGAACTTCGCCCGTTTTGACTCACTGCCATACCCCTAGGACCTAGCGGAGCTCCTGGTATGCAAGAGATCCTCCCTAAAGATTTGCTGTATGAAAGATGGGAGCCATTCCAGTTCTGGGGTCTGTTCGCATAAGCAAGCAATGGGCGTCTTGCGGGGGAAATGTGCACGA harbors:
- the TMEM236 gene encoding transmembrane protein 236, yielding MASGRLIKLLIFELLEFVAFVTPTLVIVEQFATAYQKKAGSPGKTHYWLIVSCSIAYVASVTLLVWVPVKVLLYKKHRLYKKIKGWRPVMMMCVILTTLPSFSFSIAVTEVQKNSSASTNSLPEKLPDLPVSLVLTSLIVVDIIEKLRIYPLTGRLKSDDNSYINTLQQIKTVTDQVKQNEESTSPPQPARRTEVSLPPSARTQNPSPVLERPQEPSFHSGILGAMSRQDDRAQIFLWSFLLWSDTIEMVRVAGHADVYKSGWLYPVYIFSFISLLRIILTPQNPLLNSLGILLQDLPFIFVRLSLVIALGTITPILGLCKNILVTVSYVYFNYLTKFRAFSTFETSSF